From the Saimiri boliviensis isolate mSaiBol1 chromosome X, mSaiBol1.pri, whole genome shotgun sequence genome, one window contains:
- the ASB12 gene encoding ankyrin repeat and SOCS box protein 12 isoform X1 → MVGVERGAWKIWHFLVLIMRIVLQLAKMNLMDITKIFSLLQPDKEEEDTDKEEKQALSQAVYDNDSYTLDQLLHQERYKRFINSRSGWGVPGTPLRLAASYGHLSCLRVLLAHGADVDSLDVKAQTPLFTAVSHGHLDCVRVLLEAGACPGGSIYNNCSPVLTAARDGAVAILQELLGHGAEANVKAKLPVWASNIASCSGPLYLAAVYGHLDCFRLLLLHGADPDYNCTDQGLLARVPRPRTLLEICLHHNCEPEYIQLLIDFGANIYLPSLSFDLTSQDDKGIALLLQARATPQSLLSQARLVIRRGLCQAGQLQAINQLDIPPVLISYLKHQL, encoded by the exons ATGGTGGGAGTTGAGAGAGGCGCTTGGAAG ATCTGGCATTTTCTTGTGCTCATAATGAGAATAGTTCTCCAATTAGCCAAGATGAACCTCATGGACATCACCAAGATTTTCTCCCTCCTGCAGCCCGACAAGGAGGAGGAAGACACCGACAAGGAGGAAAAGCAGGCTCTCAGTCAAGCAGTGTATGACAACGACTCCTATACCTTGGACCAGCTTTTGCACCAGGAGCGTTACAAACGTTTCATCAACAGCAGGAGTGGCTGGGGCGTTCCTGGGACACCCTTGCGCTTGGCTGCTTCTTATGGCCACTTGAGCTGTTTGCGAGTCCTTTTGGCACATGGTGCTGACGTTGATAGTTTGGATGTCAAGGCACAGACGCCACTTTTCACTGCTGTCAGTCATGGACATCTGGACTGTGTACGTGTGCTTTTGGAAGCTGGTGCCTGCCCTGGTGGTAGCATCTACAACAACTGTTCTCCCGTGCTCACAGCTGCCCGTGATGGTGCTGTTGCTATCCTGCAGGAGCTCCTAGGCCATGGTGCAGAGGCCAACGTCAAAGCTAAATTACCGGTCTGGGCATCAAACATAGCTTCATGTTCTGGCCCCCTCTATTTGGCTGCAGTCTATGGGCACCTGGACTGCTTCCGCCTGCTTTTGCTCCACGGGGCAGACCCTGACTACAACTGCACTGACCAGGGCCTATTGGCTCGTGTCCCACGACCCCGCACCCTCCTTGAAATCTGcctccaccataattgtgagccAGAGTACATCCAGCTGTTAATCGATTTTGGTGCTAATATCTACCTTCCATCTCTCTCCTTTGACCTGACATCACAAGATGATAAAGGCATTGCATTGCTGCTACAGGCCCGAG CCACTCCACAGTCGCTCCTATCACAGGCCCGTTTAGTCATCCGCAGAGGCCTGTGCCAGGCCGGCCAGTTACAAGCCATCAACCAGCTGGATATTCCTCCTGTGCTGATTAGCTATCTCAAACACCAACTGTAA
- the ASB12 gene encoding ankyrin repeat and SOCS box protein 12 isoform X2, translating to MRIVLQLAKMNLMDITKIFSLLQPDKEEEDTDKEEKQALSQAVYDNDSYTLDQLLHQERYKRFINSRSGWGVPGTPLRLAASYGHLSCLRVLLAHGADVDSLDVKAQTPLFTAVSHGHLDCVRVLLEAGACPGGSIYNNCSPVLTAARDGAVAILQELLGHGAEANVKAKLPVWASNIASCSGPLYLAAVYGHLDCFRLLLLHGADPDYNCTDQGLLARVPRPRTLLEICLHHNCEPEYIQLLIDFGANIYLPSLSFDLTSQDDKGIALLLQARATPQSLLSQARLVIRRGLCQAGQLQAINQLDIPPVLISYLKHQL from the exons ATGAGAATAGTTCTCCAATTAGCCAAGATGAACCTCATGGACATCACCAAGATTTTCTCCCTCCTGCAGCCCGACAAGGAGGAGGAAGACACCGACAAGGAGGAAAAGCAGGCTCTCAGTCAAGCAGTGTATGACAACGACTCCTATACCTTGGACCAGCTTTTGCACCAGGAGCGTTACAAACGTTTCATCAACAGCAGGAGTGGCTGGGGCGTTCCTGGGACACCCTTGCGCTTGGCTGCTTCTTATGGCCACTTGAGCTGTTTGCGAGTCCTTTTGGCACATGGTGCTGACGTTGATAGTTTGGATGTCAAGGCACAGACGCCACTTTTCACTGCTGTCAGTCATGGACATCTGGACTGTGTACGTGTGCTTTTGGAAGCTGGTGCCTGCCCTGGTGGTAGCATCTACAACAACTGTTCTCCCGTGCTCACAGCTGCCCGTGATGGTGCTGTTGCTATCCTGCAGGAGCTCCTAGGCCATGGTGCAGAGGCCAACGTCAAAGCTAAATTACCGGTCTGGGCATCAAACATAGCTTCATGTTCTGGCCCCCTCTATTTGGCTGCAGTCTATGGGCACCTGGACTGCTTCCGCCTGCTTTTGCTCCACGGGGCAGACCCTGACTACAACTGCACTGACCAGGGCCTATTGGCTCGTGTCCCACGACCCCGCACCCTCCTTGAAATCTGcctccaccataattgtgagccAGAGTACATCCAGCTGTTAATCGATTTTGGTGCTAATATCTACCTTCCATCTCTCTCCTTTGACCTGACATCACAAGATGATAAAGGCATTGCATTGCTGCTACAGGCCCGAG CCACTCCACAGTCGCTCCTATCACAGGCCCGTTTAGTCATCCGCAGAGGCCTGTGCCAGGCCGGCCAGTTACAAGCCATCAACCAGCTGGATATTCCTCCTGTGCTGATTAGCTATCTCAAACACCAACTGTAA